From Deferrisoma camini S3R1, the proteins below share one genomic window:
- a CDS encoding protein-L-isoaspartate(D-aspartate) O-methyltransferase yields MAPDYDRMRAAMVEAQIRRRGIRDPRVLDALARVPRHEFVPANLQAMAYDDTPLPIGGGQTISQPYMVALMTEALGLRGGEKVLEVGTGSGYQAAVLAELGCRVISVERDPELAAQAARRLERLGYDVQVVVGDGTLGVPEEAPFQAILVTAGAPRVPPSLEAQLDPQGGVLVIPVGDRGVQELLRLTRRGNRVLREDLGGCRFVPLVGKEGW; encoded by the coding sequence ATGGCGCCGGACTACGACCGGATGCGCGCGGCCATGGTGGAGGCCCAGATCCGGCGGCGGGGCATCCGGGACCCCCGGGTCTTGGACGCCCTGGCGCGGGTGCCCCGCCACGAGTTCGTGCCCGCAAACCTGCAGGCCATGGCCTACGACGACACCCCCCTGCCCATCGGCGGAGGCCAGACCATCTCCCAACCCTACATGGTGGCGCTGATGACCGAGGCGCTGGGCCTGCGGGGCGGCGAGAAGGTGCTCGAGGTGGGCACCGGCTCGGGGTACCAGGCCGCGGTGTTGGCCGAGCTGGGGTGCCGGGTGATCTCGGTGGAGCGGGATCCGGAGCTCGCCGCGCAGGCGGCCCGCCGGCTCGAGCGGCTGGGTTACGACGTGCAGGTGGTGGTGGGCGACGGCACGCTGGGCGTGCCGGAGGAGGCGCCGTTCCAGGCGATCCTGGTGACCGCGGGGGCCCCCCGGGTTCCTCCGTCGCTGGAGGCCCAGCTGGACCCCCAGGGCGGGGTGCTGGTGATCCCGGTGGGCGACCGGGGCGTGCAGGAGCTCCTGCGGCTCACCCGCCGTGGTAACCGGGTGCTCCGGGAGGACCTGGGCGGCTGCCGGTTCGTTCCCCTCGTGGGGAAGGAGGGGTGGTGA